The following coding sequences lie in one Terriglobia bacterium genomic window:
- a CDS encoding prepilin-type N-terminal cleavage/methylation domain-containing protein: MKEKGFTFVELMVAIAVLLVVMAAATSLYQKSVQVSTMVTQQAEMQAELRGAANQLARDLNQAGTGIPMGGIPIPSTASGGTNPQFACDSVRCYITVNNKFTQGVLYKVTPANGVGPNVVRASDAIIITYIDPGLNWSAYTTQVAAKDGTTLTMPAGTTPALGDPAVGLTIGDVLLLQNANGAAAGVVTNFDTTTRVITFANLDPLNINQSGATAGNIKSLEFSPVPGTAPYYPAITVSRIMMITYFIQQIDTPSGPDTQLMRQIGARTPTPVADHIEDLQFTYDVFDTNTSTLTTALPDAATGSPATPVPNQIRKINITMSVRSPRRNAQGVYDHFSLTTSLGPRNLSFHDRYN; the protein is encoded by the coding sequence ATGAAGGAAAAGGGATTTACCTTTGTCGAACTGATGGTTGCCATCGCCGTCCTACTGGTGGTGATGGCGGCGGCCACCAGTTTGTACCAGAAGTCCGTGCAAGTCTCCACCATGGTTACGCAACAGGCGGAAATGCAGGCGGAACTCAGAGGGGCGGCGAATCAACTGGCGCGAGATTTAAACCAGGCAGGAACCGGGATCCCAATGGGGGGGATTCCCATTCCCAGCACCGCTTCCGGTGGGACGAATCCCCAGTTCGCCTGCGATAGCGTCAGGTGCTACATCACGGTGAACAATAAATTTACTCAAGGCGTTCTGTACAAGGTCACGCCGGCCAACGGCGTCGGGCCCAACGTGGTGCGAGCCAGTGACGCGATCATCATCACCTACATTGACCCTGGACTGAACTGGAGCGCATACACCACGCAGGTGGCTGCCAAAGACGGCACCACCCTAACCATGCCGGCCGGCACCACGCCGGCGCTCGGTGATCCCGCTGTTGGGCTAACTATCGGCGACGTGCTTTTGCTACAGAATGCGAACGGCGCCGCGGCCGGGGTGGTCACCAACTTTGACACCACCACCAGAGTCATCACATTTGCCAACCTCGATCCGTTGAACATCAACCAGTCCGGCGCTACCGCCGGTAATATCAAGTCCCTGGAGTTCAGCCCAGTACCCGGAACCGCTCCCTATTACCCTGCCATTACCGTTTCTCGCATCATGATGATCACCTACTTCATTCAGCAGATCGACACACCCAGCGGCCCGGATACGCAGTTGATGCGCCAGATTGGCGCCAGAACTCCTACGCCGGTGGCGGACCACATTGAGGACTTGCAGTTCACCTACGACGTCTTCGACACCAATACCAGCACTCTTACCACCGCCTTGCCCGACGCCGCCACCGGATCCCCCGCAACGCCGGTACCTAACCAGATTCGAAAAATCAACATCACCATGTCGGTCCGCTCCCCCCGTCGCAATGCTCAGGGGGTTTACGATCACTTCTCCCTCACCACCTCCCTTGGCCCGCGCAACCTGAGCTTCCATGACCGTTACAACTGA
- a CDS encoding prepilin-type N-terminal cleavage/methylation domain-containing protein, producing MNTLPTPGRSSRAQPSAGFSLLEVMFATVILAVGLLALLAVFAQAVSATKYSREDQIAKQKAREALEGVYSARNDTAVAFADIQNISNGGIFKDGFQPLYLPGTNGIVGTAQDTTTFDRTVLPGPDGKLGTGDDVIVPLVNYQRQILITSITNPDGSTNPDLRRIAVTIRVASPERGQRDYVVSGFISRYP from the coding sequence ATGAACACCTTGCCAACACCGGGTCGGTCAAGCCGGGCGCAGCCCTCGGCAGGCTTCAGCCTGCTGGAAGTCATGTTCGCGACCGTGATTCTCGCGGTGGGCCTCTTGGCCCTTCTGGCCGTATTTGCACAAGCTGTATCCGCCACGAAGTATTCGCGAGAAGATCAAATCGCCAAACAAAAGGCGCGTGAGGCGCTGGAAGGCGTGTACAGCGCCCGCAATGACACCGCGGTTGCCTTCGCTGACATTCAAAATATTTCCAACGGGGGAATCTTCAAGGATGGATTTCAGCCGTTGTATTTGCCCGGGACCAACGGCATCGTGGGAACGGCGCAAGATACCACTACGTTTGATCGCACGGTTTTGCCCGGTCCCGATGGCAAGCTTGGCACCGGCGACGATGTCATCGTCCCTTTGGTTAACTACCAGCGCCAGATCCTGATCACCAGCATTACCAATCCGGATGGCAGCACCAATCCCGACCTGCGACGCATTGCGGTCACCATCCGGGTGGCAAGTCCCGAACGTGGACAGCGCGACTACGTAGTCAGCGGATTCATCTCACGTTACCCGTAG
- a CDS encoding type II secretion system GspH family protein, which translates to MKSDQNAQGFSMIELLVVIAIVLIISAGALFQFAPVTKNARVENALQTTLGQVRNARGLAIDQRRRYRLSFLAPRTIQLDQVVVDPATGVQSFLFVSRIDLPQDTQFIAISGIPTSGSGTPPDSLPTTGAAIDFSLDYGGGGTQIFFQPDGRALDAVGRLNNGVVYVARPGELMSSRAVSVLGATGRVKGWRLIQSGTAKVWTE; encoded by the coding sequence GTGAAGAGCGATCAAAACGCGCAAGGCTTCAGCATGATCGAGCTCCTCGTCGTCATCGCAATCGTGCTGATTATAAGCGCGGGTGCGCTGTTTCAGTTCGCGCCGGTGACGAAGAATGCGCGCGTGGAAAATGCGTTGCAGACCACTCTCGGGCAAGTCCGCAATGCTCGCGGGCTCGCGATTGACCAGAGGAGGCGATACCGTCTGAGCTTCCTGGCTCCCAGGACGATTCAACTAGATCAAGTCGTGGTGGATCCAGCCACAGGGGTACAGTCGTTCCTCTTCGTCAGCCGCATCGATCTGCCCCAGGACACACAATTTATTGCCATTTCGGGAATTCCGACTTCGGGCAGCGGGACGCCGCCTGACTCGTTGCCCACCACCGGGGCGGCGATCGACTTTAGCCTGGATTACGGGGGCGGCGGTACGCAAATCTTTTTCCAGCCCGATGGCCGGGCCCTGGATGCGGTAGGTCGGCTCAACAATGGAGTTGTGTACGTAGCCCGGCCGGGTGAACTGATGTCGAGCCGTGCAGTTTCGGTTCTCGGCGCAACCGGGCGCGTCAAGGGATGGCGTCTGATTCAGAGCGGCACTGCTAAGGTGTGGACCGAATGA
- a CDS encoding PilZ domain-containing protein yields MRIAVINWVTNVLNRAASALNLSHRIREKRRVPRTKLGSPLAVLTTGNQTYRGVCRDISQCGLGAIVYGDLHVHQNVRLRFDAGGGAETNLRAVVRNHYGSRYGFEFVDPVDLRLEASRQD; encoded by the coding sequence ATGAGAATAGCCGTCATTAACTGGGTCACAAATGTGCTGAATCGGGCGGCCTCAGCTTTGAACCTTTCGCACAGAATCAGAGAGAAAAGAAGAGTGCCAAGAACTAAATTGGGCTCCCCGCTCGCTGTGCTGACCACCGGAAATCAGACTTATCGAGGCGTGTGCCGCGACATCAGTCAGTGTGGCTTGGGGGCGATTGTTTATGGCGATCTTCACGTCCACCAGAACGTGCGGCTAAGATTTGATGCTGGGGGCGGTGCCGAAACCAATCTGCGTGCTGTCGTTAGGAATCACTACGGGTCCAGATACGGCTTCGAATTCGTGGACCCAGTCGACCTGCGCCTCGAAGCCAGTCGGCAGGATTAA
- a CDS encoding RNA polymerase sigma factor, which yields MPNKADDPARAAREEYSKKHSPSASLEQEVTELYQSTAGHLLRYAFLLTRDGSLAQEAVQETFLKFYVQRASGALHSAGRAWLFRVIRNYILDQQKSLSARSSVSLDLARGCADKRHSPDKELERSEAVRQAFRLLSPRELECLQLRSEGFTYKEIGGILGIEPGTVGALLARGGDKIRKAFGKREVPCEAH from the coding sequence TTGCCCAACAAGGCGGACGACCCGGCTCGCGCGGCGCGAGAGGAATACAGCAAGAAGCATTCCCCCTCTGCGTCGTTGGAGCAAGAAGTGACCGAACTGTACCAATCTACAGCGGGACACCTGCTCCGTTATGCGTTCCTGCTGACCAGGGATGGCAGTCTGGCACAGGAAGCAGTGCAGGAAACATTCCTGAAATTTTATGTCCAACGCGCCAGCGGCGCGCTTCACTCCGCTGGGCGTGCATGGCTGTTCCGCGTGATCCGTAACTACATCCTCGACCAGCAGAAGTCGTTGAGTGCAAGAAGTTCAGTGAGCCTGGACCTGGCTCGAGGCTGCGCCGACAAGCGGCATTCTCCCGACAAGGAATTGGAACGGTCGGAAGCGGTCCGTCAAGCGTTCCGCTTACTGTCCCCGCGAGAGCTCGAGTGCCTGCAGCTCAGAAGCGAGGGCTTCACGTACAAAGAGATCGGTGGGATTTTAGGTATTGAACCGGGAACCGTGGGCGCTCTGCTGGCGCGGGGTGGAGACAAGATCCGCAAGGCTTTCGGCAAGCGGGAGGTGCCGTGCGAAGCGCACTGA
- a CDS encoding zf-HC2 domain-containing protein, with product MRSALRTLIQWLQEKAILHPSAATLMTSLDNMASLDGELQAGDSARVKRHLGRCAACRNRLEQLQAGLRLYEDVLHPLAADFPLEQGLAHLRGAIQAWNDQHPDSGQAEELGPALPPAVSEKLVAELSIYMGLRTAKAVLQTCNRPGVRPADLTAVIEPLVASFFGRQTGSAVATTVVRIWSRAQGTAA from the coding sequence GTGCGAAGCGCACTGAGAACCCTCATCCAATGGCTGCAAGAGAAAGCGATTCTCCACCCGTCGGCGGCGACCCTTATGACATCGCTCGACAATATGGCATCGCTCGATGGAGAGTTGCAGGCCGGCGACAGCGCCAGGGTCAAGCGGCATCTCGGCCGTTGCGCAGCTTGCCGTAACCGGCTTGAACAGCTTCAGGCCGGGCTGCGTCTCTACGAGGACGTCCTGCACCCGTTGGCGGCTGACTTTCCTCTCGAACAAGGGTTGGCACATTTGCGTGGGGCGATTCAGGCGTGGAACGACCAGCATCCCGATTCCGGCCAGGCAGAGGAGCTGGGACCGGCCTTGCCGCCAGCTGTCAGCGAGAAATTGGTCGCGGAACTAAGCATCTACATGGGGCTGCGCACCGCCAAGGCTGTACTGCAAACGTGCAACCGACCCGGGGTGCGGCCCGCAGACCTCACGGCGGTGATCGAACCGCTGGTCGCGAGTTTCTTTGGACGGCAGACAGGTTCAGCGGTGGCCACCACAGTGGTTCGAATCTGGAGTCGTGCGCAAGGAACCGCCGCATGA
- a CDS encoding carboxypeptidase regulatory-like domain-containing protein, producing the protein MNGIMRAARRIRRNSLIFPLLASLSLPVLPTSLCFSQATTGTIAGHVTDPQARVVPGVEVKAANEATGLSQRTSTDGSGKYLLAKLPPGTYTITLSKQGFRVAQLSHLALSIDQEVRADTQLEIGAISEHISVVAPATGLQTQTAETSEVIRSRQILDLPLLGRNFLDLARLTAGVQSGSQGNNVNLSISGQREFANSILVDGVEVTTNRNNDTSLRPSVDSVEEFKVLTSSYAPEFGRSAGGVIAIQTKAGTNRFHGSLYEFLRPNATAAKTFFSLQPPELNQHNFGGTLGGPLKKGRTFFFVSYERERLRDAFSFLDSVPPVDQVRFLPNGDVDLSSLKDPRTGKQIPIFDPNTSQRFPGNIIPSNRVSAAGEATLLNFFPRPTLPGILNGWFNNFNSHQRYAFDLNTGDSRIDHYFSDTDRIFVAYHYGDFGSLLGDRFAGHIPVSGGGDADTGDQTQQRSQSVSLAETHLLSARWSNEIRLGYTRFSLSQLSLLNNRNLAAQFGVGNVNLPGFPQTAGFPAVFLGSGYQTGGSTFKPLFFQDRNVEVADSLIGGLGRHQFRAGVDYRRLTSKPRFSFFPTGFQFYGGPFASLTSDPYFSFFDPNAFYGNGGSDVADLLLGLPLTVTEGLQLTTPTTRSWEGSGYVQDSWQATNRFVLLYGIRYEYQSPYTEARNQAATFDLASGAILLAGRGGNSDSLVRPDKNNFAPRVGFALQVTPRTVLRAGYGIHYSPENDARSDILTKNYPYAVEQSFFNDIFSGPPFSYYLDTGVPRITSIPLSPAVARLTPGEIETATNSQQNVFSVAPDFPAGYSQMYSLTLQREITSTTTLEAGYVGSVSHKLPYAVGNLNANHRITDALGQIQAQFAVGSASYNALQVKATKRYSSHLSFLASYTFGKTMDNGPAPFNLGHNLNAHNQPQNPLDLARERSVADDDITHNLVFSYIYELPFGRDRQFPGNRSSIWRAVLGGWQVNGIFVAHSGSPINVVRGIQDSGLEGLRPDLLRDPNLPPAKRTLQEYFDVSAFDTSRFTGSHLHDVGNAPRNVLRGPGFVNLDLSVFKGARLKEWGRVQFRVEFFNLANTPHFANPNGSMSAGNFGSITQTIGNPRIIQFAAKVEF; encoded by the coding sequence ATGAACGGCATCATGCGGGCAGCGCGAAGGATCCGCAGAAACAGTCTTATCTTCCCTCTGCTTGCCAGCCTCTCCCTTCCTGTTCTCCCGACATCACTATGCTTTTCCCAGGCTACCACCGGCACAATCGCAGGCCATGTCACCGATCCGCAAGCGCGGGTGGTTCCCGGGGTCGAGGTCAAGGCTGCGAACGAAGCGACCGGATTGTCCCAGCGTACTTCCACCGACGGCTCTGGCAAGTACTTACTGGCCAAGCTTCCACCCGGAACTTACACGATTACATTGAGCAAGCAGGGCTTTCGTGTTGCGCAGCTCAGCCACCTGGCACTTTCGATTGATCAAGAAGTTCGTGCCGACACGCAACTCGAAATCGGTGCGATTTCCGAGCACATCAGCGTGGTCGCGCCGGCGACCGGGCTACAGACCCAGACGGCGGAGACCAGCGAAGTGATCCGGTCACGCCAGATCTTGGATTTACCCCTTCTAGGACGAAACTTCCTCGACCTTGCCCGGCTAACTGCCGGGGTTCAGAGCGGCAGCCAAGGCAACAATGTGAACCTTTCGATCAGTGGGCAGCGAGAGTTCGCTAATTCAATTCTTGTGGACGGCGTGGAAGTTACGACCAATCGCAACAATGACACCAGCCTTCGCCCCAGTGTAGATTCCGTCGAAGAATTCAAGGTCCTCACTTCCAGCTATGCGCCCGAATTTGGCCGCTCCGCGGGAGGAGTCATAGCGATTCAGACCAAGGCGGGAACAAACCGATTTCATGGCAGCCTGTACGAATTTCTTCGTCCTAATGCAACCGCGGCAAAGACCTTCTTCTCTCTACAGCCGCCGGAATTGAATCAACATAATTTCGGCGGGACACTGGGTGGACCTCTCAAGAAGGGCAGAACCTTCTTCTTCGTTTCTTACGAGCGGGAAAGGCTGCGAGATGCTTTTTCTTTCCTGGACTCGGTTCCGCCCGTGGATCAAGTCCGGTTCTTGCCGAACGGTGACGTGGACCTTTCGAGCTTAAAGGATCCTCGCACCGGGAAGCAGATCCCAATCTTTGACCCTAATACGTCCCAGCGATTTCCTGGCAACATCATTCCTTCGAACCGTGTCAGCGCAGCCGGCGAGGCAACGCTGCTGAATTTTTTCCCTCGACCCACTCTGCCGGGCATTCTTAATGGGTGGTTCAATAATTTCAATTCCCATCAGAGGTATGCGTTCGATTTGAATACCGGCGATTCACGCATCGATCACTATTTCTCCGACACCGACCGTATTTTCGTGGCCTATCATTACGGCGACTTCGGATCCCTTCTCGGCGACCGCTTTGCTGGACACATACCGGTCAGCGGCGGGGGTGATGCTGACACTGGCGATCAGACCCAGCAGCGGAGCCAATCTGTCTCGCTTGCCGAAACGCACCTGCTGTCAGCGCGATGGAGCAACGAAATCAGATTGGGCTATACCAGGTTTTCTCTGAGTCAACTCAGCCTACTGAACAACAGGAACCTGGCGGCACAATTTGGCGTGGGAAATGTCAACCTCCCCGGGTTTCCTCAAACCGCCGGTTTTCCGGCTGTCTTTTTGGGGAGCGGATACCAGACTGGCGGTTCGACATTTAAGCCGTTATTTTTCCAGGACCGAAATGTGGAGGTTGCAGACAGCTTAATCGGCGGACTAGGGCGGCATCAGTTCCGGGCAGGTGTCGATTACCGTCGGCTCACGTCTAAACCGCGCTTTTCCTTCTTTCCCACCGGCTTCCAGTTTTATGGCGGTCCCTTTGCCAGTTTAACCAGCGATCCCTACTTCTCGTTTTTTGATCCCAACGCGTTTTATGGCAACGGTGGCTCCGATGTAGCCGATTTGCTACTCGGCTTACCGCTCACCGTAACCGAAGGGCTGCAACTAACCACTCCCACCACCCGGAGCTGGGAGGGCAGTGGGTATGTACAGGATTCCTGGCAAGCTACTAACCGCTTCGTGCTGCTATACGGAATTCGTTACGAGTATCAAAGTCCATATACGGAAGCGCGCAATCAGGCGGCAACTTTCGACTTGGCTTCCGGCGCCATCTTGCTGGCGGGTCGTGGCGGCAACTCCGACTCCCTGGTGCGACCCGACAAAAACAACTTCGCCCCGCGCGTCGGTTTTGCTCTTCAAGTGACTCCCAGGACGGTCTTGCGTGCCGGCTACGGCATCCACTATTCGCCCGAAAACGACGCTCGTAGCGACATACTCACCAAAAACTATCCCTACGCCGTGGAACAGAGCTTCTTCAATGATATCTTCAGTGGGCCACCCTTTTCCTACTACCTCGATACTGGAGTGCCGCGAATTACGTCCATTCCACTTTCACCCGCTGTCGCCCGCCTGACTCCCGGCGAAATTGAGACAGCTACCAACTCCCAGCAAAATGTATTCTCTGTCGCTCCGGACTTCCCCGCCGGCTATTCTCAGATGTACAGTCTCACCCTACAGCGTGAAATCACTTCCACTACGACATTAGAAGCCGGGTATGTTGGATCGGTCAGCCATAAGCTTCCCTACGCTGTGGGGAACCTCAATGCCAACCATCGCATCACAGACGCGCTCGGCCAGATACAAGCTCAGTTTGCCGTAGGTTCCGCCAGTTACAATGCCTTGCAGGTCAAAGCAACCAAGCGATACTCTTCCCACCTAAGCTTCCTGGCTTCCTATACCTTCGGCAAGACCATGGATAATGGACCGGCTCCTTTCAACTTAGGTCATAACCTCAATGCGCACAATCAGCCTCAGAATCCGCTCGACCTAGCTCGGGAGCGGAGTGTCGCCGACGACGACATCACTCACAATCTGGTATTCAGCTATATCTACGAACTTCCATTTGGACGTGACCGGCAGTTTCCAGGAAACCGTAGTAGTATCTGGCGAGCCGTCTTAGGAGGCTGGCAGGTTAACGGTATCTTCGTAGCGCATTCTGGTTCGCCTATCAATGTCGTACGCGGCATACAAGACTCGGGTCTTGAAGGATTACGCCCGGACCTGCTGCGCGATCCGAATCTGCCCCCTGCGAAGCGTACCTTGCAGGAGTACTTTGATGTCAGCGCATTCGACACGTCTCGTTTTACAGGATCGCACCTACACGATGTTGGAAATGCGCCGCGCAACGTTCTCCGGGGGCCTGGCTTCGTGAATCTTGACTTGTCAGTTTTCAAGGGCGCCAGACTCAAGGAGTGGGGCAGAGTGCAATTTCGAGTCGAGTTCTTCAACCTCGCTAATACTCCCCATTTCGCGAATCCAAACGGGTCTATGTCAGCCGGTAATTTCGGAAGTATCACTCAAACTATTGGCAATCCGAGAATCATTCAGTTCGCTGCCAAAGTAGAGTTCTAA
- a CDS encoding FAD-binding protein: MGNRIGDPALAARLRQALRGEVLFDAFTRGRYSTDASIYQIEPIGVALPHDTADVEAAIALAREQGFPVLPRGAGSSQNGQTVNQALVLDTSRHMDQVLELDPERGTAVVQPGIVLDHLNAKLKSTGWYFPVDVSTSNCATLGGMTGNNSAGARSIKYGIMVHNVLEIETVLADGARCLFGEVSQSGNPIAPRVAALADSLRALYRNHAQDIAERVPKLMRKVGGYNLYMMNATPLNLAKILVGSEGTLGFFTRIKLQLHRIPKHKVQAVCHFERFYDSMDMVRHIVQLNPSAVELLDRTMLELAHAIATFRPTIDRIVRGHPAALLFVEFAGEEQAALIDSIGKLEELLADHGFPNSVVRAVDNKTQSELADVRKAGLNIMMSMKGAGKPVSFIEDCAVPLDDLAEYTDRLANVFRKHGTSGTLYAHASVGCLHIRPVLNMKDPADIKKMRAIAEEAFAMVREYKGSHSSEHGDGISRSEFHEQMFGERLVRAFEAVKDAFDPGGLFNPGRIVRAPRMDDRSLFRYKPGYGPKPIETVLDWSDWGGLLGAAEMCNNNGACRKLDAGVMCPSYIATRNEKDVTRGRANSLRLAISGQLGPDAFASDAMKETMDLCVGCKACRRECPTGVDMARMKFEFLHQWHQRKGVSTRTKITAYLPHYAPMASRFAPLINLRNSIPGLAALSEKFTGLSARRKLPAWRGDIYRPAVAPPLSRPGLAKQGGEVLGGKEVVLFVDCFSRYFEPENARAARAVLESAGCNVIEPNRGRPLCCGRTFLSAGLVEPAREELSRVVATLGPHVQRGVPIIGIEPSCLLTFRDELKALLKGDAVDAIAAQALLFEEFISQESGQGNLKLDLHDHGPRTAFLHGHCHQKAFGAMPAVVSVLQLVPNLSVKVIDSSCCGMAGAFGYEREHYEVSMKMAERSLLPAVRQAPANALIVADGTSCRHQIEAGARRQAIHVARVLESALVT; encoded by the coding sequence GTGGGTAACAGAATCGGAGATCCCGCACTCGCCGCTCGCCTGCGCCAGGCGCTTCGCGGCGAAGTTCTCTTCGACGCCTTCACCCGCGGGCGTTATTCCACCGACGCCTCCATCTACCAGATCGAGCCCATCGGCGTTGCCCTGCCGCACGACACCGCCGACGTCGAAGCTGCAATTGCCCTGGCGCGCGAACAAGGCTTCCCCGTCCTGCCGCGCGGCGCCGGAAGTTCGCAGAACGGCCAGACCGTCAACCAGGCGCTCGTCCTGGACACCTCGCGCCACATGGACCAGGTGCTCGAACTCGACCCCGAGCGCGGCACCGCTGTCGTCCAGCCCGGCATCGTCCTGGACCACCTGAACGCCAAGCTGAAGTCCACCGGCTGGTATTTCCCGGTGGATGTCTCGACCTCCAACTGCGCCACCCTCGGCGGCATGACCGGCAATAACTCCGCCGGCGCCCGCTCCATCAAGTACGGCATCATGGTGCACAACGTCCTGGAGATCGAAACCGTCCTCGCCGACGGCGCCCGCTGCCTCTTCGGCGAGGTCTCGCAGAGCGGAAACCCCATCGCGCCCCGCGTCGCCGCCCTCGCCGACTCCCTGCGCGCGCTCTACCGCAACCACGCCCAGGACATCGCGGAGCGCGTTCCCAAGCTCATGCGCAAGGTCGGCGGCTACAACCTCTACATGATGAACGCCACCCCGCTGAACCTGGCAAAAATTCTGGTCGGGTCCGAAGGCACGCTCGGCTTCTTCACCCGCATCAAGCTTCAGCTCCACCGCATTCCCAAGCACAAGGTGCAGGCCGTCTGCCATTTCGAGCGCTTCTACGACTCCATGGACATGGTGCGCCACATCGTCCAGCTCAATCCCTCCGCGGTTGAACTGCTCGACCGCACCATGCTGGAGTTGGCGCACGCTATCGCCACCTTCCGCCCCACTATTGACCGCATCGTCCGCGGCCACCCCGCTGCCCTGCTGTTCGTGGAATTCGCCGGCGAGGAGCAGGCGGCGCTCATCGACTCCATCGGCAAACTAGAAGAGTTGCTCGCCGACCACGGCTTCCCCAACTCCGTCGTGCGCGCCGTGGACAACAAGACCCAGTCCGAGCTTGCCGACGTCCGCAAGGCCGGGCTCAACATCATGATGTCCATGAAGGGCGCCGGGAAACCGGTCTCCTTCATCGAGGATTGCGCCGTTCCCCTCGACGATCTCGCCGAATACACCGATCGCCTGGCCAACGTCTTCCGCAAGCACGGCACCAGCGGCACGCTCTACGCCCACGCCTCCGTCGGCTGCCTGCATATTCGCCCCGTGCTCAACATGAAGGACCCGGCAGACATCAAGAAGATGCGCGCCATCGCCGAGGAAGCCTTTGCCATGGTGCGCGAGTACAAGGGCTCGCACTCCAGTGAGCACGGCGACGGCATCAGCCGCTCCGAATTTCATGAGCAGATGTTCGGCGAGCGCCTGGTGCGCGCCTTCGAAGCGGTCAAGGATGCCTTTGATCCCGGCGGCCTGTTCAATCCCGGCAGGATCGTGCGTGCACCGCGCATGGACGATCGCAGCCTGTTCCGCTACAAGCCCGGCTACGGCCCCAAGCCCATCGAGACCGTTCTCGACTGGTCCGACTGGGGCGGCCTGCTGGGCGCCGCCGAGATGTGCAACAACAACGGCGCCTGCCGCAAGCTCGACGCCGGCGTCATGTGCCCGTCCTACATCGCCACCCGCAACGAAAAGGACGTAACCCGCGGCCGCGCCAATTCCCTGCGCCTCGCTATCAGCGGTCAGCTCGGTCCCGATGCCTTCGCCTCCGACGCCATGAAGGAGACGATGGACCTGTGCGTCGGTTGCAAGGCCTGCCGCCGCGAGTGTCCTACCGGCGTGGACATGGCGCGCATGAAGTTCGAGTTCCTGCACCAGTGGCACCAGCGCAAGGGCGTCTCGACCCGCACCAAAATCACCGCCTACCTGCCGCATTACGCGCCGATGGCCAGCCGGTTCGCTCCCCTGATCAACCTGCGCAACTCGATCCCCGGCTTGGCCGCTCTTTCGGAAAAATTCACCGGCCTGAGCGCCCGCCGCAAATTGCCCGCGTGGCGCGGCGATATTTACAGACCCGCGGTTGCTCCACCCTTGTCTCGCCCGGGGTTGGCGAAACAGGGTGGGGAAGTTCTGGGTGGGAAAGAAGTCGTCCTCTTCGTTGACTGCTTCAGCCGCTACTTCGAACCGGAAAACGCCCGCGCCGCCCGCGCCGTTCTCGAATCCGCCGGCTGCAACGTCATCGAACCCAACCGCGGCCGTCCTCTCTGCTGCGGCCGCACATTTCTCAGCGCCGGCCTGGTCGAACCCGCGCGCGAAGAACTCTCCCGCGTTGTCGCCACCCTTGGTCCACATGTCCAGCGCGGCGTACCCATCATCGGCATCGAGCCTTCGTGCCTTCTCACCTTCCGCGACGAACTGAAAGCCCTCCTCAAGGGCGACGCCGTGGACGCCATCGCCGCGCAGGCGCTTTTGTTCGAGGAATTCATCTCGCAGGAAAGCGGACAAGGCAATCTCAAGCTCGACCTCCACGATCACGGCCCCCGGACGGCTTTCCTCCACGGCCACTGCCACCAGAAAGCCTTCGGCGCCATGCCCGCCGTGGTCAGCGTGCTCCAGCTTGTTCCCAACCTTTCCGTCAAAGTAATTGATTCAAGCTGCTGCGGCATGGCCGGCGCCTTCGGCTACGAGAGAGAGCATTACGAGGTCTCGATGAAGATGGCCGAGCGCAGCCTGCTTCCCGCGGTGCGCCAGGCGCCCGCGAATGCGCTCATCGTCGCCGACGGCACCAGTTGCCGCCACCAGATCGAGGCCGGCGCCCGACGCCAGGCCATCCACGTCGCTCGCGTGCTGGAATCGGCGCTTGTGACGTGA